The proteins below are encoded in one region of Methylophilales bacterium:
- a CDS encoding MFS transporter, which produces MTPFFYSRLSSFYFCYYFFVGLFVPYWGIYLKSLSFNALQIGALLSLFQISRIFAPNVLGWVADQSGEYIKWIKISSFFGFIIFMGIFWSNTFVNIFIVMMAMSIFTSSTLPLAESLTLAHLKANKADLKYSHIRLWGSIGFIVAALSLGIMIDSYGERSLIYALLVTQLVIFLLAFILPEKKINFTQFNKRSIWPILKRREVIVLLLSCALMVSSHGLLYNFYSIFLEDQGYSGATIGLLWSVGVVFEILIFLLMPKILSKFTLKSVLLISLALAVLRFFLIGAYVDSILILIAAQIMHAATFGSFHVASIQLIAHFFYNEHQARGQSLYNSITYGVGGAIGGLGGGYMIEYSGMADTFMLSAILPLVGFIVLLLGLKTKFKAEFK; this is translated from the coding sequence GTGACCCCATTTTTTTATAGTCGTCTTTCAAGCTTTTACTTTTGTTACTATTTTTTCGTAGGCCTTTTCGTGCCTTACTGGGGGATTTATCTTAAATCTCTCTCATTTAACGCATTACAAATTGGTGCTTTACTCTCGTTATTTCAGATCAGTAGAATTTTTGCCCCAAATGTCTTAGGATGGGTTGCAGATCAATCCGGTGAGTATATTAAATGGATTAAGATATCCTCTTTTTTTGGGTTTATTATTTTCATGGGTATTTTTTGGTCAAATACCTTTGTAAATATTTTTATCGTCATGATGGCAATGAGTATTTTTACAAGCTCAACGCTCCCACTTGCGGAATCACTGACATTGGCGCACTTAAAAGCGAATAAAGCTGATTTAAAATATAGCCATATAAGATTATGGGGTTCAATCGGATTTATTGTTGCCGCGCTATCATTAGGCATCATGATTGACTCTTATGGAGAGAGATCATTAATATATGCTTTATTAGTAACGCAATTAGTAATTTTCCTTTTAGCCTTTATTCTTCCTGAGAAAAAAATAAATTTTACTCAATTTAATAAAAGGTCCATATGGCCAATATTAAAGAGGAGAGAGGTAATAGTGTTGCTTTTAAGTTGTGCCTTAATGGTTTCTTCACATGGGTTGCTTTATAACTTTTACTCAATATTTTTAGAAGACCAAGGCTATTCTGGGGCTACCATAGGGCTCCTTTGGTCTGTGGGAGTTGTATTTGAAATATTAATTTTCCTACTTATGCCAAAAATATTGAGTAAATTTACTCTTAAGTCAGTACTTTTAATAAGTCTAGCCTTAGCGGTTTTAAGATTTTTCTTAATAGGGGCATATGTAGACTCGATATTAATTCTTATAGCTGCTCAAATAATGCATGCAGCCACTTTTGGAAGTTTTCACGTTGCATCAATCCAACTAATTGCTCACTTCTTCTATAATGAACATCAAGCTCGAGGTCAATCTTTGTATAATAGTATTACTTACGGCGTAGGCGGTGCAATTGGCGGGCTTGGTGGTGGTTATATGATTGAATATAGCGGAATGGCGGACACATTCATGCTCTCAGCTATACTTCCGTTAGTGGGCTTTATTGTCCTTTTGTTGGGAT